The DNA sequence TACTCTGGACCTCATTTGGGACAAGGTGTCCTCCGTTCTTTTTCCAAGGTGCTCATCAGCTGGCCTGTGTCTGAAGATTCCTTTGTCTCTCCCTCCCATGTCCCTGTAGGATACTGCTATTGCAGACTCTTCCACTTCCTGTTACATGAGTTctaaggatttgaactcaggacctcagaacTGCATGGTAAAGCACTTttccccctgagccatctcctaggcTTCTTATCACTAACTGTGGAAAAGCCCTCTTATCACTACTTTTCCCCTCACATAGGTAACAATATATGTAGGAAGGCTTTGTAGGTAGACATATGGAGTCTGAATCCCAAATTAACATGAAACTTTCCCACTCTTGAGGtgcagcctccctcctcctctgtaaACATGGATATAACTGACCTACGGTTGTGTTGTGATACTTGTAATACACAAGCAACTTCTCAGTACAGAGTTGACTATAAGAAGGGGCTTTGTATCAGCTTCCTTCTAACTACTCTCTTAAAAGgcagtggagcatgcctttaatcccagtattaggcaggcagatctctctgagtttgaggcctggtctacagagtgagttccaggacagcctgggctgttacacagagaaactctgtctcaaaacaacacacacacaaacaaaaaggtaGAGTAGTGAAGCCCCAAAGCAACTTTTATAACCTGTCTTTGTAAACCTGAGATCATACgtcaagaaaacaataaaaatctccACTAACATAAGCAATAAACAAAGTAACTTCTTGAGCTTTGGGAGGATCCCAAGTGGTAAAGGAAAGATGTGGGCCAGGCAACAGTAGctctacctgtaatcccagcactcaggagagaggatCAAGAGGATGGCTGGTCTACAGATCACATACAGGATACTGCTATTGCAATAACAAGCTCCacgccagccagggctgcagagcaaggccctgtcttttgtttgtttttgtttttcgagacagagtttctctgtgtggctttggagcctgtcctggatctcgctctgtagaccaggctggcctggaactcacaaagatccgcctgcctctgcctcccgagtgctgggattaaaggcgtgccgccACCACCTTAAAGAAAGCATCTGAATGAGCCAAGCACATCTGGTTGAGGGCTCTGAAGCAGGGAAGTACTGAAAGGCAGCAGACTGTCAAGTTGCCCATGTGATCAGGGCCTATCCCGAAGGCCAAACCTCCCTGTACCCACTGAATCACAAGGTAAGGCAGGAAGCCTAGCAGGTatccacacccagctctaacGGCAGACAACAAATCTGTCTGACCCCTGCTCAAGCTATGCTGGAAGACTGGGACTTGGAAAACTCCATTTATTGATCCTTAAACCCAACAAAAAGTTCTACGCAAGAGTTGTGAAGGCCCTTGGCCTTGCAGCCACAACTGTGTGCACTGACGTCAGCTTGCTTCTCTTTCTCCAGGCTCCGGTTCTGTTTTCTGGGACGCTAAGAGAACTTCGCGAGCTCTCTTCCTCCGAAGTCTCTCAGCATTTGTGATCATCATTGGGTGCAGAGGGTAAAAGCCAGAAAGACCTAAAAACAACAGGATTTTCATTGTAATACTGCACATGCCAAGGCTTCCCAGAACTGAGATACAACACCTGATCCACAGCACAGGCAAGAACCAGGCCAAGCTCGAGGTCTACTTCCCAACACtgttcttgctttaaaaaaaagacacaatagttccatttttttttcccctcacaaaATCCCAGTCACTCGAAGTCTTCTAAAGGAGTCCACAAAGGGGGCctccagattttaaaaaaaatggcaattACATCACTACACCTTCCCCTCCTGTCCAGAGCAGCTTCCATGGAATGAAAAATCATTCGTCTTGTCCATTATCCTAGAGCTGACCCCAGTATAAAATCTCTTAAATTATCTAAGCTCAGAGATGGTTTACCCAGAAGTTTCTCCATAGGTTTAGAGAGCTGAGCCCCACAGCCAATCCAATGCCGGATCCGGTCCAGATTGAGGGCAACCAGTTTTTCTCCGTTACTGTTGGGCAGTGGATCGTAGGAGCCCAACTGCTCCACGAAGCGGCCGTCCCTGGGACacttgttgtgagctgccacaatGCGGTAAAAGGGCCGGTTGGTGCAGCCACCCAAAGCAAGGCGGATGGTTAGGTGGCCCCCATGGTACGCTTTGCAGAGGAAGGTTGCTGTAGAGAAATAACTGGTTAGGACGCAAAAACAGAAGGCACAAAATAGGTCATATAAGGTAAAGGTACAATTCCTCCttctagggttggggatttagctcagtggtagagcgcttgcgtagcaagcacaaggccctgggttgggtcctcagctccggaaaattaaaaacaaaacaaaaaaaaaacaaaaacaactcctcCTTCTACTGCTGTGTTCTCAATTCCAATCTGTTCCACGCGGCTTAGGTACTAACTTATCTGTGAAACTTCGCCCCTTAACCACCCCATCCCGGACACACCTCCTTCTCCCCAAACACGTGCAACACGGACCTGCCACTTGCTAGGTTGTGACCTTGTCGTACCCTTAGGCTACCTCATCTGCGAAACGATTTCTACGAGGATTTTATggtaaaaactgagaaaagaggCCGGGCGTGGTGAAGCACGCCTTTGATCACTGcacgtttgggaggcagaggcaaactaTGAGTTTGCTGTCTAAGTTCGAAGCCAGCCCGGCTTTACATTGTgcgttctaggccagccagtgtcacacagtgagaccctgtctgaaaacaaagcGGGCTGAGAGGAGAGTCCATCTGAGGCAGTGCGGCCGTTCCTAGCCCGGCTCAGCGCTCCCCGCACCCGCCCCGAAGCCCCGCACACTCACTAAGGTGGACCATGGTGCAGCGACGAGCGACCCTTTGGCGGTCCCCCTGCACAGACCAGCTCCGCAGAGCCTGAGGCCTGGAGGAGCGCCCCCAGGCGGCCGCAGAGGCACACGCCCCGACGCCCGCACCGCTCAAGATCCGGAAAGCCCTCTGCGGAAGCGGCTGGCTGCTCGCCCCGCCTCTTCCGCTCTCTCTTTCTAGGTCTACCGGAAGGCAACAAGGCGACCCTGACTGTCTTAAAAGATGCGGAAGAGGTGTGTCTGTAGGCGTGGGGCCGCTGGCTGTGTTTGGATTGATTCGCGGTAGTGGTGGGGAGTATTGCGAGACTCCCGTCCCGTCTACAGGGGTGCTTAGCAAACGCTTCTGTCTGCAGCGATTCCCACCCCGCTTAGGGCGGCAAGCGCTGACCTTGGAGCCCCGGATATCAGCCTGGCGGGCAGGGGGTCGCACCGGAGAGCATGGGCGGGTCCGGACACAGCAGGGGACGAAGCTGCCTTCCCTTTACCTCGGGAAGACTTCATAAAGGAGTGAGCGAGGagcagcatttaaaaataatttattatctgTTTATTAATATGACTCTCACTTTCCCTTGTATTCTCCCATCCTCAGAAAAAATCGCTCCATTGAAAAATGGAGGGGAGGGGGCTTTTATTTCCGCCTTATACAACATGTTCCAAGAAGTTAAGGGTATGAGTTCTTTGTCCTTTCAAGACCTAGAATTACGGCTTCACTAGTGAATTTTGCATCTCTGATCACAATGGTGTATAAAAGCCGCTCTCCTGATTTAGATCCTTGAATATACCGCTGATTTAAAGAAATTAGTACGTTTGTCTTAGCAAAGACTTCTTTTAGCTCTCCCAAAAGATAGCCTCCAGGATATCTTCTGCTCTTACCCAGTGACACAGCATGGCAGTATTCTAAGCCCACCCTTGAAGATGATGCCTTAATTCCCAAGCCCCCGTAACTGAAGCTGGTCAAGAACTTTGGCAATTGACGATAAACTTTCATCAGAAACTGCAATAGTTACACCATTATGCCATATAGCTACCCACAAAAATGCCTATTAATTAGTTACATAATTATATAAGAGCATATAAAGTACAATGTGCTACATAAGACTCCAGGAACACGCTGATAAATGTTGAGGGTTCTTTTTTTATT is a window from the Peromyscus eremicus chromosome 9, PerEre_H2_v1, whole genome shotgun sequence genome containing:
- the Mrps16 gene encoding small ribosomal subunit protein bS16m produces the protein MVHLTTFLCKAYHGGHLTIRLALGGCTNRPFYRIVAAHNKCPRDGRFVEQLGSYDPLPNSNGEKLVALNLDRIRHWIGCGAQLSKPMEKLLGLSGFYPLHPMMITNAERLRRKRAREVLLASQKTEPEPGEREAS